In a genomic window of Longimicrobiaceae bacterium:
- a CDS encoding IS481 family transposase, with protein sequence MDERMRFVVTHAQGLYSMTELCQRFGISRPCGYKWLERCAAEGPHGLADRSHRPHRCPHKIDGEVAETILGLRRKHPTWGPITLLAYLAKHSPGLELPAPSTVGDLLAREGLVQPRHRRAKPGRSEGGTLHTSEPNEVWTADYKGQFRTRDGKYCYPLTIQDAYSRFLLLCEALLSTRGEEAKPCFERMFREYGLPRAIRTDNGSPFASPTPLRLSQLNVWWIELGITPNRSRPRCPQDNGSHERMHEKLTPTRFPPAQNQQGQQVKFDDVREELDYVRPHHALGLKTPSELYVPSPRPMPERIPEPEYPGHCEVRRVRGVGTVRFRGREIFISEVLARKTVALEETAEGMWSVFFYHVKLGRFDERLGKLFP encoded by the coding sequence ATGGATGAGCGCATGCGTTTCGTGGTGACCCACGCTCAAGGGCTGTACTCGATGACGGAGCTGTGCCAGCGCTTCGGCATCAGCCGCCCCTGCGGGTACAAGTGGCTGGAGCGGTGTGCGGCAGAGGGCCCGCACGGTCTGGCGGACCGGAGCCACAGGCCGCACCGCTGCCCGCACAAGATCGACGGTGAGGTGGCGGAGACGATCCTCGGGCTGCGGCGCAAGCACCCGACATGGGGACCGATCACGCTCCTGGCCTACCTGGCGAAGCACAGCCCCGGCCTGGAGCTGCCGGCGCCGAGCACGGTGGGCGATCTGCTGGCCAGAGAAGGCCTGGTGCAGCCGCGGCACCGGCGCGCGAAGCCGGGCCGGAGCGAAGGAGGCACGCTCCACACCTCGGAGCCCAACGAGGTCTGGACCGCGGACTACAAGGGGCAGTTCCGCACGCGGGACGGGAAGTACTGCTATCCGCTCACGATCCAGGATGCGTACTCGCGCTTCCTGCTGTTGTGCGAGGCGCTGCTGTCTACGCGGGGCGAGGAGGCCAAGCCGTGCTTCGAGCGCATGTTCCGCGAGTACGGGCTCCCGCGGGCGATCCGGACCGACAATGGGTCGCCGTTCGCCTCGCCCACGCCGCTACGGCTCTCCCAGCTGAACGTCTGGTGGATCGAGCTGGGGATCACGCCCAACCGCAGCCGGCCAAGGTGCCCGCAGGACAACGGCAGCCATGAGCGGATGCACGAGAAGCTGACCCCGACGCGCTTCCCGCCTGCCCAGAACCAGCAAGGCCAGCAGGTGAAGTTCGACGATGTGCGCGAGGAGCTGGACTACGTGCGGCCGCATCATGCACTGGGCCTGAAGACGCCGTCCGAGTTGTACGTACCTTCGCCGCGGCCGATGCCCGAGCGGATCCCCGAGCCTGAGTATCCGGGCCACTGCGAGGTGAGACGGGTGCGCGGCGTGGGAACCGTCCGCTTCCGCGGGCGCGAGATCTTCATCAGCGAGGTGCTGGCGAGGAAGACCGTCGCGCTGGAGGAGACCGCCGAAGGAATGTGGTCGGTCTTCTTCTATCACGTGAAGCTGGGACGTTTCGATGAGCGCTTGGGGAAGCTGTTCCCCTAG